A segment of the Penaeus monodon isolate SGIC_2016 chromosome 38, NSTDA_Pmon_1, whole genome shotgun sequence genome:
TTAGAAactggggaaatttcccaaagtcCCCGGacacttacttttctttttgaagaattaaaataaaagaatcaaGATATACAGTATTTTTCCCCGATATTTTTTGAGGCGCAGAATGACTttcaaaaaatgcaaaatgtactgctaaaaaaaaggcacaaaaaaattttaaagcacctttacaaaaagaaattagggaaaaaaaaaaaaaggggattcgggaatcaagggaaaaaataaaaaccctatctgagactacgtgaaatttTATCTGAAAACTATCGCGCTCTGATTTTGGGTGGCCGGGGTGTATCAAAACCCTATCTAGTTGAAGGGAAAAACTTcggtacaaaaaaagaaaaaatgtttcaacaggttcccaAAACGTACGCTAAAAAAGCAAATGTTTCAAAAAAGggcccgttgtgtgtgtgtttggggtgtttgttttgtgtgtgtgtgtgtgtgtgtggggtgtgtgtgtgtgtttgtggtgtgtgtgtgtgtgtgtgtgtgtgtgtgtgtgtgtgtgtgtgtgtgtgtgtgtggtgtgtgtgtgtgtgtgtgtgtgtgtgtgtgtgtgtgtgtgtgtttgtttgtccgtgtCCGATTGTCATAATCTCGGTCTTGCATAACTAACTCGTACATGTCCtgcattaattatttatttcatgtttattttatcattattatcacttatcaatttatcattatttttatttttcctgggaggttgagagagagagagcgtcctgTGTAGATATCGAACAGCATGTTAAACTAACGGCTGAGTGAACGTTTCGTTCGCCACCGAACGGCCTTTCgaggtgtttttatttataaacagaGGACTACATCTTGTTTTCTTTGAAAAACGATCTTCCTGATTTTATAtctcatattaatttatataatattaatctactTATTTATATCTAGTATCTGAAATCTTAGCTAAGAcaggattgttatatattttcttgatttGGCTTGGCAGACGTTTTGGATAAAATAACGGTAATTCTTACTGAAGCACTATagaaatatacattaattttttgtttatctttgattTGATATTACCTTTCCAACTTATTCACACTATCAGTACACAATGGTGTGGTTTATATCTACATAGCTATACTTATACTTGAAAATAATGGTATAacatgataacaaatgataacagGACTAACCTGTATTCCTTTTCCCGGTATCTTGTTTACTTCGAATCCGGGGGGCTTTGTCATAATCACGGTCTTCTCTGTTGATggtccttgtctctctcctttcctctgtaaACACAAGGAAGTTCCATAATAAACaaagccttttttcctttttttctttcttttcctttcttttctttttgacatCTAACAGCATGTTAGGTTAACTGCCACGCGAACGGTACATTAGACACTGAACTGAGAAAGTTGATAGCCTAACAGACGTGACTGTGTTTCGAAGTGGTCTGCTTACAAATAGGGCAGCATTTCTCGTATGCTTTGAAACAGTGTCTGATGTattccattatatatgtatatatatatatatatatatatatatatatatatatatatatatatatatatatatatatatatatatatatatatatatacccacctatTTGTTGAGAAGGATATTGATTATTAGGATAATGTTGACTACGCAAGGAGCAAGATGGAACTGCTAACTCTACGAAGTGTTTATATACTAATAGGAGCAAGGAAGTTTTGGAATGAGCACTGTTATCATGGTCCTTTAGACAAGGTGATACTTTCCATACAGGTAGTAGCAATTTTAGTAGCAACTAACGGTTATGTGGATAGCTGAGTGTAttcaaataattttcaataacatAGGGATTGTGGCTGAGGGACAGACGGACTGAAGCTATCCTACTAAACAGGTGGTTTGGGAGATTCGGGGTCATGCATCCGCCCAATATCAGTTGATTGCGACTACGGatggatcagaaaaaaaatccagatgaaGTGAACAAGAGAAAGCTTTTGTAAATGAGAAGGGTAGGATTGGTTGTTCTATTAACTAAGGCTAGACTTACTCATGGATTCAGCGATTTCAATCCTGATAATTCGGCTACATGAACAATTGAATTCAATTTAGTTTTCCTTATTGCTTAACAACCCATGTCACGTAAgtaaattttaagttttaaacataaTCTAAAAAGAGATAACGATATTATGAAGATCTAACTTGTAGAAATCAGAGTAAGCCTTAGGATTTAATCAAGTTAATAAGAGAGTATGTTCCTAGTCATTTCCTTATATCTATCATTGTTTGACTTAAGAAAACAATGTAATATCTCACCTATTTATTTAGATATCatagaaaaaaggaattagataAAACCGGTAGATACGTTTCTATGGCCGATGTAGgtccaccctacacacacacacccaacagagGGATAAAGTCACGCCTCCCATCAGCCTTATTAAGACCGCCAAGCCAGGCTACCCACATCAAGTCGAAGTAAAACAATTTGAAGAGTTTTCCTGTGATTTCCTTCAATCCTAAGACCCTGGGTGGAGGCGGCTATGCCGATGAaatgttattttaaataaaatcttaaTATATTTCAAGGTCATTTCGACGGACAGTAACCGTAAAagaataatatacttttttatatttcaagaTTTTCTCTGTTATATTGGCTGCGACGACTTAGAAGGATTTGTTTTTTCCTGGAAAGATTGACATAGAtacgcatttgtttgtttgtgtgtgtgtgtgtgtgtgtgtgtgtgtgtgtgtgtgtgtgtgtgtgtgtgtgtgtgtgtgtgtgtgtgtgtgtgtgtgtgtgtgtgtgtgtgtgtgtgtttgtgtgtgtgtgtctgtgtgtgtgtgtctgtgtgtgtgtgtgcctatataaacatacaaaaatataacatatctttcatatatatatcatatatcatatgtgtgtgtgtgtgtgtgtgtgtgtgtgtgtgtagtcatatatatatatatatatatatatatatatatatatatatatatatatatatatatatgtgtgtgtgtgtgtgtgtgtgtgtgtgtgtgtgtgtgtgtgtgtgtgtgtgtgtgtgtgtgtgtgtgtgtgtgtgtgtgtgtgtgtgtgtgtgtgtgtggtgcgtgtgtgtgtgtgtggtgtgtgtgtgtgtgtgtgtgtgtttgtgtgtgtgtgtatatatgtgtgtatatatatatatatatatatatatatatatatatatatatatatatatatacacacacatacacacaccggtatacatataattgtgtgtgtgtgtgtgtgtatttttatgtattcattttactGATCTATTTATACCTTTATTTACTATATGCCTGTTAGGTGTTGCACGTTCCACTTGGAAACCTTCGGCCATTAGCCAAACGTGCTTTCTGTAAAGTTCGTACTGAATGCGAGGCTTAAGGGGAGGGAGGCAGCATAGGTTGCTGGTCACCCATAAATGAGTTAAACAGAATGCTAAACATTACTTTCCATTTTATTCACATTTCGAGTACGTGTTTATATATccacatctatatttatacataaaaataaagggaTAGCAAGGGAACATAGGATAACAGAAGGACTAACCTGCATTCCTTTTCCCGACATCTTGTTCACTTCGAGTCCGGTCGGCTTTCTTATAATCATGGTCTTTTCTGTTGATGGCCCTtggctctctcctttcctctgtagGCACAAGGAAGACCTCTTCAGTTTCCATTATAAAGTCGTCCTATATGTTcagccttcattttttttcttcttttttttacatgaacaGCATTTTCAGCTAGCGGCATAGTCACCGTTACGTTATACACCAAAGAGAAAAGTGATAGATAAATGGACGTAACGGTGTTTCGAGATGGTTTGTTTACAAAAAAAGCAATGCTCTTGTTTTTTGAAACAGTGTCTTCTgcttcacatgtatatatacatatatatgttgacatCGACATTGATTTGACCTTTACTTAAGATATATTGGTTATAATTGTCAAGATATGTTCATTATTCAGAGAGCAAAATGGAATTCCCAACCCCACCGATACGGTTGTAtacttgcttcctctctctctctctctctctctctctctctctctctctctctctctctctctctctctctctctctctctctctctctctcttgatatagcAAATTTTAGTGTCAGAACTAATACAGTAAATTTAAGTGATGATCTGAGATTTGCATAAATTGTTAAGTTGCTGAAATTGATACACaggtaaaaggagggaggaggtcatGGGAATGAGCACTGTTTGTCATCATGATCCTTGAGACTGGCTGATGCTTTCCTCCCATACAGGTAGTCGCAGTACTGGGTATTAAAACTATTGTTCGTACCCGGAAGTAATCTTGTGTCGATAGATAagactatttaaaaaaatgttcataaCATTGTTGTGACTGAGTGATACACGGGTTGAAGCTATCCTCCCTTACAGGTTGGGATTCCTGCCCAATCTCCGtagtttattctttatatttttttatcagcactattattattattattgaggcaTATATACACCGCCGGAATTAGTCGAAGGTGACAGCACCGTCTGCGGCAAGGAATGCATTGGAAATAAAATAGTAGATGCAAAGTAAAGTCCAGAAGAAAAATTACAAGGAAATTAGAAGATTGTTTTACTGACCAAGGATAGCATACTCATTGAATAACTTAATAAATTCATATTTTCCTTATTGCCCAATAACCATGACACGTAACTGAACGTGACCTAAATGGAGATAAGGAAATTATAAAGAGTTGTAATTAGTAGAAGGAAGTGTATATATTTAGCTGTAGGAATCAAGTAAGTTAATTAAAGAGGATATTCCTGTCAAGTTTATTATTGCTAAAATTTAAGAACACAGTGTAATGTCATCTGTTTACTTCTTATATGATTACAGATTAAAAGAAATtagatcatctttatcatttctcttgATCTGGCTTGTCAAATAGTTTGGCCAAAATAACGGAAATTctgaaatattatatacatatccgtGCTTTTTCCATGTCACAAACTTAGAATGTTATggattatatttacatatctatattcatatttagaaATAAAGAGATGTCTGATAACAGAAGAACAAACCTGTATTGCTTTCCCTGATGACTTGTTTGCTTTGAATCCGGTAGGCCTCGTCGTTGCCATAATCACGGCCTTCTCTGTTCCTTGGTCTCCTTTCCTCTGCAAGCGCCAAGAAATTTCCAGTTTCCATAAAAAAATGTACTATAGGTTcagcattttatatttatatatttcattaaaaatatatatattcatcctttgcgtgtgtgtgtgtgagaaagtgaACGCCCATGAAAGTTATATGAAGTCATGCATGTAAATGTTCCTTTCAAGTTGGTACTTCTCACGCTTTGTgaaatagtgtttatatatatatatatatatatatatatatatatatatatatatatatatatatatatatatatatatatataaacacacacacacacacacacacacacacacacacacacacacacacacacacacacacacacacacacacacaaaatatatatatatatatatatatgtgtgtgtgtgtgtgtgtatgtgtgtgtgtgtgtgtgtgtgtgtgtgtgtgtgtgtgtgtgtgtgtgtgtgtgtgtgtgtgtgtgtgtgtgtatatatatgtgtgtggtgtgtatgtgcgtatatgtatgtatgtatgtatgtgtatgtgtatatatatatatatatatatatatatatatatatatatatattgtaaagggtttATGGTGTTTATAGTGATAGTTTAACTATATCTTTAGTTGTGCATGATTGTGCGTATATGTGTCCttttggttcacctccacccgtACGGATGGCAGCTTCGACTCCACCAAAGCCCCATGTCAACCATCGTCGGTGGTTACCATTCTATGGTTGCCACTCTACtacgagctccacacctgaacacattccTCCAGTTGAACTGAGCTTATCACTAATAGGCGCAGCCCACTCCACCAGTGGCTATCTCGGGCTTTTGGGTGGCTATCCTACCACGGCTGAATAACCATCATAGCCTGGACACTTCACTCCCTCGTTCCACCAACATTGCACTGACGAGTGCCTACCAATCACGattgtttatctgtatatttgtgtgaatTTATGGACATTCTGATGAATATAACTATGGAAGGGCAATATTGTGTTTGATATGCGCCGAGATaatctatatcccagaggataccctAAAAAGAACCAAAGGTTAATACAAATAAgatcaaaacaaagaaaccatggacatatatatgtatgtatgtacacacaaacacacacatatgcatatgtatgtgtagatatatatgtgcgtgtatttacATAATGAGGATGGGATAATTCAGTGACTTAATGATATACGCCGGTTTTTGGTAGTACCAacgcattggattttttttttcaaacccttgaGAAAGGCACTGTGTGTTTCAACGTCATCATTTTACGTCATCATCTTAGCTCTGTCCTTCCAAGCCTGACACCAAACTTGAAATTTGTTACTTAAAGGGCCCAACACGTGTCCATTGTATGCTTTTTCACCAGAAAGCCCTAGCCGTCCTTATATTTCACGGTTTGCAGCAAAGGAGCCGCGGTCAAAGCACAGGCGCTGGCGGAAATCCGGAACCAGTGAGATGAGAGTAAAGATTAGGATTTGGGATGTTTATGCTATGGTAGGATAATGAGACGGGATGTGGTGAAGGTTGTGGTTACactgggaatgaggaagagagagggaaagggctcTCATAAAAGGAAGTTTGTTGTATTTTGAGCGGTTTAAAAGAATGatcttataaaaagaaaaaaaaaaaagaaaatacaaaacaaaaagaacactAAAAGAataaaagcacaaacaaaaaagtaacatGCTTGTGGCATAATCTTTTTACTAGCCTGGAGGCTGTGGTGGGTGGTCTCTGTCTCAGATATTGTGTGTGCTCATAACTCTGTAAATAGTGTAACGgatggcgttcggctcgccacattgcttgcaacacctgtctgcatagtcaattgaaTCCATAATTTGCAATGCGCAGTGGTaatctagtctgattctgtgaagaatgactttggcACCTCTAATAATTGtttcagagtgccagtggttACATAGGCTGTGGCATCCGAGTACCATTTCTGTATAATTGCAGGAGAAGGGCAAGTCCTTGTGCCTCAAGATTTTTCAGCTTTGGTGAATGATTATGGGATTCGGGGCATACCCCCGTCAGTGTGGGCCAGTCTGTCAGCAACCTCATTCGCTCTGATTTCTGTGTGACTGGGAACCCAATTTATTGTGATTCTTCTACCCTAAGCAAGAATCCTCTGAGCCAGTGATCAGGAGGTAGATGTCATATGGGCGAGACCCAGTAACTATCGTGCCAAGGCGTGATTGGTCGGGCCGTGGAGGAGCGTGGATTGCGAGCTCGCTGGTCTGGAGTGCCATGGGAACTtagattaacttttaaaaaatgacaataatcaaaACGAACACAACAAGTGGAGGGGGTAAAACATAAAGGAAGCGTAAGAAAGTACACAAAAGATAAGATGCTGCTAAGCTCAAAAAAGTGGCTCCTGTTCCTCGGCCCAATCCAGCAAAAAGACATTGCGATCAAGGTCACTTCTCCTCCCCCAGAGAAAGACACTGTTGCGGTCTATCCAGTCGGAGCACCAAATACGGTCTGTCAAACTATTTTCATACCTGCTTGCACCATTCAAAGGAAACACATGCTCTGTTGTGTAATCGTGAAGACAACACAAAGTCGTCCCATCTTATATTGTAGATCCATCTGAGTGTT
Coding sequences within it:
- the LOC119596985 gene encoding uncharacterized protein LOC119596985 is translated as MATTRPTGFKANKSSGKAIQRKGESQGPSTEKTMIIRKPTGLEVNKMSGKGMQRKGERQGPSTEKTVIMTKPPGFEVNKIPGKGIQVSPVIICYHVIPLFSSISIAM